In the genome of Aspergillus luchuensis IFO 4308 DNA, chromosome 2, nearly complete sequence, one region contains:
- the RSM24 gene encoding mitochondrial 37S ribosomal protein mS35 (BUSCO:EOG09264KIV;~COG:J;~EggNog:ENOG410PH1C;~InterPro:IPR039848,IPR019349;~PFAM:PF10213;~antiSMASH:Cluster_2.4;~go_function: GO:0003735 - structural constituent of ribosome [Evidence IEA];~go_process: GO:0032543 - mitochondrial translation [Evidence IEA]), which yields MASVARSLGRSAFFLARRGPIFTPVRQFSATPISLVSEDPPVPEEPKRPRPQDLPPAPEYSPDFLSKEEREQYDLMSPQERKAFDEANRALVSEYNDPQARAAMFAELDKEVFQIERETHMRFEAPRVRSNGFWADEEPDDLALVEDGDEDFNDDEMTSMAYAQLEQHREIREYARIAAWDMPLLSKLAKPFTLPPESHILRFRYTTYMGEQHPAEPKVVVELSSKDLTPKYLTEAQRQTFLKLVGVRYNPQTDIVRMSCEKFPLRAQNKRYLGDTIKSLIKEAKEGDSFADVPLDLRHHKPKVTHRFPESWVMTPERKKQLEATRAERQRQEQERVDGNKVVLQAARTLPALNPALNAKATEEREKVAVKVNAKAQRKRVR from the exons atgGCCTCAGTAGCTCGGTCGCTGGGCCGCTCGGCCTTCTTCCTGGCCCGGAGAGGGCCTATCTTCACCCCCGTCCGCCAATTCTCCGCGACGCCCATCTCCCTCGTCTCAGAAGATCCGCCCGTCCCTGAGGAGCCCAAGCGCCCTCGTCCGCAGGACCTGCCCCCGGCACCCGAATACTCGCCTGATTTCCTCTCGAAAGAGGAGCGGGAGCAATATGACTTAATGTCTCCGCAAGAGCGAAAGGCGTTTGACGAAGCGAACCGTGCTCTTGTCTCCGAATACAACGACCCCCAGGCCCGTGCCGCCATGTTCGCCGAGCTCGACAAGGAAGTCTTCCAGATCGAAAGAGAAACACATATGCGTTTCGAGGCCCCGAGAGTCCGATCGAACGGATTCTGGGCGGACGAAGAACCGGATGATCTGGCTCTCGTTGAGGACGGTGATGAGGATTTCAACGATGACGAAATGACGAGCATGGCCTACGCACAACTCGAACAGCATCGTGAAATCAGAGAATACGCTCGAATCGCCGCTTGGGATATGCCATTGCTGAGCA AGCTCGCCAAACCCTTCACCCTCCCTCCCGAATCTCACATCCTCCGCTTCCGCTACACAACATACATGGGCGAGCAGCACCCCGCCGAACCCAAGGTCGTTGTGGAGCTGTCCTCCAAAGATTTGACCCCCAAATACCTCACCGAAGCGCAACGTCAGACCTTCCTCAAACTCGTCGGTGTCCGCTACAACCCCCAAACCGATATTGTGCGCATGTCTTGCGAGAAATTCCCACTCCGCGCCCAAAACAAGCGTTACCTTGGTGACACCATCAAGTCATTGATCAAGGAAGCGAAGGAGGGCGACTCGTTCGCCGACGTCCCTCTCGATCTGCGTCACCACAAGCCCAAGGTTACGCACCGCTTCCCCGAGTCTTGGGTCATGACACCCGAGcgcaagaagcagctggaggcCACTCGTGCTGAGAGACAGCGtcaggagcaggagcgggTGGACGGCAACAAGGTCGTTCTGCAGGCGGCGCGGACCCTGCCGGCTTTGAACCCTGCGTTGAACGCAAAGGCCACGGAAGAGCGGGAGAAGGTTGCGGTGAAGGTCAATGCAAAGGCTCAGCGGAAGAGGGTTCGGTGA
- the RO4 gene encoding actin-related protein ArpA (COG:Z;~EggNog:ENOG410PHDF;~InterPro:IPR020902,IPR004000,IPR043129;~PFAM:PF00022;~antiSMASH:Cluster_2.4), whose translation MAEATLHNAPIVIDNGSGTIRAGFAGEEIPSCYFPSFVGRPKHPRVMAGGLEGDVFIGQRAQELRGLLKIRYPLEHGIVTDWDDMEKIWHYVYENELKTLPEEHPVLLTEPPLNPRKNRDAAAQIMFETFNVPALYTSIQAVLSLYASGRTTGVVLDSGDGVSHAVPVFEGFAIPNSIRRIDVAGRDVTEQLQLLLRKNGHVLHTSAEKEVVRMIKEKVCYVSLDPKREEKDWMNSYHKSETKSVDYALPDGHKIKIGQERYRAPEILFDPELIGLEYPGVHQIVQDAITRTDLDLRKSLYLNIVLSGGSTLCKNFPDRLMREIKRLAVEDMKIRISAPAERKYTTWIGGGILAGLSTFRKMWVSADEWHEDPEIIHRKFA comes from the exons ATGGCAGAAGCCACCCTCCACAACGCTCCGATCGTCATCGACAATGGCAGTGGGACCATCCGCGCCGGCTTCGCCGGTGAGGAGATCCCCTCCTGCTACTTCCCCTCGTTCGTGGGCCGGCCCAAACATCCGCGGGTGATGGCCGGCGGTCTCGAAGGCGACGTCTTTATCGGACAACGAGCTCAAGAACTGCGCGGCTTGCTCAAGATTCGCTACCCTCTGGAACATGGAATCGTAACAGACTGGGACGATATGGAGAAAATCTGGCACTACGTGTACGAGAACGAGCTGAAAACGCTGCCGGAGGAACACCCTGTGCTCCTGACGGAGCCACCGCTCAACCCACGCAAGAACCGCGACGCTGCCGCCCAAATCATGTTTGAGACCTTTAACGTTCCGGCGCTGTACACTTCAATTCAAGCTGTGCTGTCATTGTACGCGTCTGGTCGGACAACAGGTGTGGTCCTCGATTCAGGGGATGGTGTCTCCCATGCGGTACCGGTGTTTGAAGGTTTCGCGATCCCGAACAGTATACGGCGGATTGATGTGGCGGGTCGGGATGTGACGGAGCAGCTGCAACTACTGTTACGAAAGAATGGACATGTGCTGCATACCagtgcggagaaggaggtcgTCCGCatgatcaaggagaaggtgtgCTACGTTTCGCTAGATCCGAAGCGGGAGGAGAAAGACTGGATGAATAGCTATCACAAGTCGGAGACGAAGTCTGTTGACTATGCGCTGCCTGATGGACATAAGATCAAG ATCGGACAAGAACGCTACCGCGCCCCCGAAATTCTCTTCGATCCGGAACTTATTGGCTTGGAATACCCTGGTGTACATCAAATCGTGCAGGATGCCATTACCCGGACGGATCTCGATTTGCGGAAATCTCTCTACCTCAACATCGTCCTGTCTGGTGGATCAACGCTGTGCAAGAATTTCCCGGACCGGTTGATGCGCGAGATTAAGCGTCTGGCTGTGGAGGATATGAAGATCCGAATCTCTGCCCCCGCAGAACGGAAGTACACGACATGGATCGGAGGTGGTATTCTTGCTGGCTTGAGCACCTTCCGGAAG ATGTGGGTGAGCGCAGACGAATGGCACGAAGACCCCGAGATCATCCACCGGAAGTTCGCTTAA
- a CDS encoding uncharacterized protein (antiSMASH:Cluster_2.4), with protein MYAKDQRLRLVKRSRTASPFLGGQGYSHLDKATHPSQPLNGHINRAGWTGKWPPFPSFLQTRFWFPRQKGKRQKNFWRTRRCFPGFSTPEHPSHAGLITHHTRLTATTGT; from the coding sequence ATGTATGCTAAGGACCAACGACTTCGACTAGTGAAGCGCTCACGGACTGCATCTCCTTTCTTAGGGGGTCAGGGGTACAGTCATCTTGACAAAGCAACTCATCCATCTCAGCCCCTGAATGGCCACATCAACCGAGCCGGTTGGACCGGCAAATGGCCGCCATTCCCGTCGTTCCTGCAAACCCGCTTCTGGTTCCCGAGGCAAAAAGGAAAACGGCAGAAGAACTTTTGGAGGACACGTCGTTGCTTCCCCGGATTTTCGACCCCGGAGCATCCTAGCCATGCAGGTCTCATCACTCATCACACCCGGCTGACTGCCACCACCGGGACATGA
- a CDS encoding uncharacterized protein (COG:S;~EggNog:ENOG410PTIC;~InterPro:IPR000571;~antiSMASH:Cluster_2.4;~go_function: GO:0046872 - metal ion binding [Evidence IEA]): MSSTIHPQYFCTRPNGTFTPLIAVDELPSHISIRGAPRVLAASETQGMTSLGIVQMRPQSYVVEGVGPAPTRETSTSSTGHRTRDSDLQAALMRVLSDECLPTNERRAITTLIQHGLSRGMFTPSSTSNGWLVPNSGGSIAGNVGSRQGPHYNTKKEYCSYWIRHGECDYSQQGCLFKHEMPGDPAMLEKLGLRDIPRWYREKYGIPSLIPNGHVHPRHQIGHALPLTDNGGFGAVHNPSRLGANIISDISDFERDSQQKTHYAIQHSPAALPGSSRPVYAAAGPSRAQMPQRHGAKNSSKVDLLSFDPLPEYPSYTSVESAPGKMRAPANANGTAAFASVNSEREDFVRSIQSLMPTPMSGISEYLPAGGSPYKPRSKKAQKSRRLYQPRPPVLKQESEPEASEVDAFSGDCRGYGTAPPSVASPISKVDHPSPNIRSALDSASEPATRGASPLNQSGTASSDSSPDLVRDRQKDKKEHKATFGAIGTKRGYGKSCDGSFEVDLLGLGTKDDE, translated from the exons ATGTCCTCCACGATTCATCCCCAGTACTTCTGTACTCGTCCTAATGGCACCTTCACTCCCCTTATCGCCGTGGATGAGCTCCCCTCGCATATCTCGATTCGTGGAGCTCCCCGTGTGCTAGCAGCCAGTGAAACCCAAGGAATGACGAGCCTTGGGATTGTACAGATGAGGCCCCAGTCTTATGTTGTCGAAGGAGTTGGCCCCGCTCCCACTCGAGAGACGTCCACGAGTTCGACCGGACACCGCACCCGTGACTCTGATTTACAGGCCGCGTTGATGAGAGTCCTTTCCGATGAGTGTCTTCCGACCAACGAGCGTCGGGCTATTACAACGCTGATACAGCATGGTCTTTCTCGCGGCATGTTTACGCCCAGTTCCACCAGTAACGGTTGGTTGGTGCCTaatagtggtggtagtattGCTGGCAATGTGGGTTCTAGACAA GGACCTCACTACAATACCAAGAAAGAATACTGTTCGTACTGGATTCGCCATGGCGAGTGTGACTATTCACAACAAG GCTGCCTTTTTAAACATGAGATGCCTGGCGACCCGGCGATGCTCGAGAAGCTTGGCCTCCGTGACATCCCCCGCTGGTATCGTGAGAAGTATGGCATTCCCAGCCTGATACCGAATGGACAtgttcatcctcgtcatcaaaTCGGTCATGCTCTGCCACTGACGGACAATGGGGGTTTCGGAGCGGTCCACAACCCATCTCGCCTCGGGGCAAACATCATCTCGGACATTTCTGATTTTGAGAGGGACTCTCAGCAGAAGACTCATTATGCTATTCAGCACTCACCAGCTGCACTTCCTGGATCGTCGCGGCCTGTCTATGCCGCCGCAGGACCGTCCAGGGCTCAAATGCCCCAGAGACATGGAGCAAAAAATTCTTCGAAAGTGGATCTTTTATCCTTTGACCCTCTTCCAGAGTACCCCAGCTACACATCCGTGGAATCTGCGCCCGGGAAGATGCGCGCGCCGGCCAACGCAAATGGCACCGCCGCCTTTGCGAGTGTCAACAGCGAGCGTGAGGACTTCGTCCGCAGTATACAATCTCTAATGCCGACTCCAATGTCCGGGATCTCGGAGTACCTGCCGGCCGGTGGTTCTCCCTATAAGCCTCGTTCCAAGAAGGCACAAAAATCCCGCCGGTTGTATCAGCCTCGGCCTCCTGTCCTGAAGCAGGAGTCCGAACCTGAAGCAAGCGAAGTAGATGCATTCAGCGGGGATTGTAGAGGCTATGGCACTGCTCCGCCGAGCGTTGCATCTCCCATTTCCAAGGTTGACCACCCAAGCCCGAACATCCGGTCTGCCCTAGATAGCGCGTCCGAGCCGGCTACTCGCGGTGCCTCCCCTTTAAACCAGTCCGGCACTGCATCTTCGGACTCGAGTCCCGATCTTGTCCGCGACCGacagaaagataaaaaagaacACAAAGCGACCTTCGGCGCTATAGGTACCAAGAGAGGGTATGGTAAGTCGTGTGACGGGTCCTTCGAAGTTGATCTGTTAGGCCTGGGCACCAAGGACGATGAATAA
- a CDS encoding DUF3602 domain-containing protein (COG:S;~EggNog:ENOG410PRUK;~InterPro:IPR022024;~PFAM:PF12223;~antiSMASH:Cluster_2.4), with amino-acid sequence MPASVNYRVVEPHPSVPHTSRPALHTARGGAGNVINLKGTKTTDSRSATGPASLTRLDSNVPSTFKSGRGGAGNVHSSSERAIFSFDEELERDLRRAAPVYHVGRGGAGNMVFSSDDSSSTLSRKFSGSSSSSSGSTRERALRGLEKGWGKLRGMA; translated from the coding sequence ATGCCTGCATCAGTGAATTACCGTGTCGTTGAGCCGCATCCGTCGGTCCCTCATACCAGCCGCCCTGCTCTGCACACGGCTCGCGGAGGCGCTGGCAATGTCATCAACCTGAAGGGCACCAAGACCACCGACTCTCGCTCTGCTACTGGTCCTGCCTCTTTGACCCGCTTGGACTCGAATGTCCCCAGCACCTTCAAGTCCGGTCGTGGCGGTGCCGGCAACGtccacagcagcagcgagcGCGCCATCTTCAGCTTCGACGAGGAACTTGAGCGTGATCTCCGCCGTGCCGCCCCCGTCTACCACGTCGGCCGTGGTGGAGCCGGCAACATGGTCTTCTCCAGCGACGACTCATCCAGCACCCTCAGCCGCAAGTTCTCCGGCAGCAGCTCGAGCAGCTCCGGTTCTACTCGTGAACGGGCTCTCCGCGGTCTTGAGAAGGGCTGGGGCAAGCTCAGGGGCATGGCATAG
- the alg13 gene encoding N-acetylglucosaminyldiphosphodolichol N-acetylglucosaminyltransferase catalytic subunit ALG13 (BUSCO:EOG092658CI;~COG:G;~EggNog:ENOG410PRX7;~InterPro:IPR039042,IPR007235;~antiSMASH:Cluster_2.4;~go_function: GO:0016758 - transferase activity, transferring hexosyl groups [Evidence IEA];~go_process: GO:0006488 - dolichol-linked oligosaccharide biosynthetic process [Evidence IEA]): MPSPLQTNATTKVCFVTVGATASFHLLLQSVLSDQCLLALQKLGFTHLLVQYGKDGQALWDEFQNRCPPDSESRHGLEIAGFDFNQAGLDEEMGLARADPSEGRVGGLIISHAGSGSILGALRLGVPLVVVPNPTLKDNHQEELAQELQKQGYVVASNYWEISSALARAEKLRAQMLAWPPVCGIEAAFGSLSLAPVESTLPGALKAIHL, from the exons ATGCCGTCCCCTCTCCAAACAAATGCCACTACAAAGGTCTGCTTCGTCACTGTGGGTGCTACAGcttcttttcatcttcttctacaGTCAGTACTGTCAGATCAGTGTCTGCTGGCATTACAGAAACTAGGGTTCACCCACCTACTTGTGCAATATGGCAAGGACGGCCAGGCTCTTTGGGATGAGTTCCAGAACAGATGCCCTCCTGATAGTGAAAGCCGACATGGGCTTGAAATCGCCGGATTCGACTTCAACCAGGCTGGATTAGACGAGGAGATGGGTTTGGCTCGAGCTGATCCGTCTGAGGGTCGAGTCGGGGGATTAATCATCAGCCACGCTG GATCGGGAAGTATTCTTGGAGCATTACGGCTTGGTGTGCCGCTTGTTGTTGTACCGAACCCAACCCTGAAGGATAATCACCAGGAAGAACTGGCACAAGAACTGCAGAAGCAGGGATACGTTGTCGCCAGCAATTACTG GGAAATTTCGAGTGCACTCGCTCGTGCAGAAAAGCTGCGAGCTCAGATGCTGGCTTGGCCGCCTGTGTGTGGA ATTGAAGCCGCCTTTGGGTCTTTATCACTAGCACCGGTCGAATCCACTCTGCCGGGCGCATTGAAAGCGATACATCTGTAA